In uncultured Desulfuromusa sp., a genomic segment contains:
- a CDS encoding PD-(D/E)XK nuclease family protein, which translates to MTDSHQRVSSAAADGALVLTVNKRLFRYLRDRFDQYMLDKGKSVWSTPLIVSYEAWLSQCLSDLGESWRLLSHHQQQCLWEEEIATSSRGSNLELLQLSKTAEKALQAHQLLNQYHLTLDNQSLTEDQRIFHVWQRRYRKRCQEREWLDQSNLPDRIIAALENGQLQLPEQILLFGFDQFSPDLLQLLDSLEASGSSCEIVTVEADDAKMMSFAAETNHKEIEFAARWVRSLLDQKAKSIGVVVPDLHMRRRQIERIFRQQIDPVSTISLDGDDSIFSLSLGGSLVDQGVVYAALECLGLGRQITLDQISFLLRTPYLGGAGSEADSRAQFDKKIRSFRQQKFSLSGLLNAIAENSELEIFSNILKKLHRCQQDNDKHFPGVWAARFSDELYTLGWPGDRSLLSSEYQAIKAWQEKALSVLVSLDRLLPPIDRKRALNLLNRISGDIEFQLEGSAGPVQVVGLLESSGLHFDHLWVMGMGETVLPARPQPNPFIPLKLQQLNDMPHSSPARELEFAEQVISRLKAASPDIVFSYPLRDGDCDLRPSPLVPFCTEEDRPTFAEFNDLSSLIQSSHQPLSKKDDWYGPSLHKKFVEGGTGLLKDQAHCPFRAFVHHRLHAQGFSEPTPGISPMARGDLVHLTLEKIWKQLQNRNHLLLLSDQERIDLIQLMAENSFKLYFKGRSVPVAELLKLEIERVTILIREWLEKVEIKRDYFQVLETEKQHIEQIGPLNIRIQIDRIDQLENGRCIVIDYKTGADLHAEDLLSKPLIEPQLPIYAVADSKSAVDGVVFAKVRRGESRFIGVVKEKGQLGRVRDLLSYPQAKDLGVTSWDELLLFWQQQLAQLADDFVAGKATVNPYDLVKSCQYCDLSGLCRIQETDSQAGVTDDC; encoded by the coding sequence GTGACGGATTCTCATCAAAGGGTTAGTTCCGCTGCAGCTGATGGTGCGTTAGTTCTGACAGTCAACAAGCGGTTGTTCAGGTATTTACGTGATAGATTTGACCAGTATATGCTTGATAAAGGAAAAAGCGTCTGGTCTACACCCCTGATAGTCAGTTATGAAGCTTGGTTAAGTCAGTGCCTCTCCGATCTTGGAGAAAGTTGGCGTTTATTATCTCATCATCAGCAACAATGTCTCTGGGAAGAGGAAATAGCAACGTCTTCTCGAGGTTCAAATCTGGAATTATTGCAGCTATCCAAGACGGCTGAAAAAGCTCTGCAAGCTCATCAGTTACTTAATCAGTACCATCTCACTCTTGACAATCAATCGCTAACAGAGGATCAGCGGATTTTTCATGTCTGGCAGCGTCGTTACCGGAAACGCTGTCAGGAACGGGAATGGCTTGATCAAAGCAACTTGCCAGACCGAATCATCGCGGCTCTGGAAAATGGCCAGCTTCAACTGCCGGAACAAATTTTGTTATTTGGCTTTGATCAGTTTTCACCTGATTTATTGCAATTGCTGGATTCACTTGAAGCATCCGGGAGCAGCTGCGAAATTGTCACTGTAGAAGCCGATGATGCAAAAATGATGAGTTTTGCGGCTGAAACCAACCACAAGGAGATAGAATTTGCTGCACGCTGGGTACGTTCTTTACTTGATCAAAAAGCTAAGTCAATTGGTGTGGTTGTTCCTGATCTGCATATGCGCCGACGGCAGATTGAGCGTATTTTCAGGCAACAGATTGATCCTGTTTCTACGATATCACTGGATGGTGATGATTCCATTTTCAGCTTGTCTCTGGGGGGATCATTGGTAGACCAGGGTGTTGTTTATGCCGCACTTGAATGTTTAGGATTAGGCCGTCAGATCACCCTGGATCAGATTTCTTTTTTACTTCGGACCCCTTATCTTGGTGGTGCAGGCAGTGAGGCTGATAGTCGTGCTCAGTTTGATAAAAAAATTCGCTCTTTCCGGCAACAGAAGTTTTCTCTTTCCGGATTGTTAAATGCTATTGCAGAAAATTCTGAGCTGGAAATTTTTTCAAATATTCTAAAAAAACTTCACCGCTGTCAGCAAGACAATGACAAACATTTTCCTGGGGTCTGGGCTGCCCGTTTTTCTGACGAACTTTATACGTTAGGTTGGCCGGGAGATCGTTCATTGCTCAGCAGTGAGTATCAGGCAATCAAAGCCTGGCAGGAAAAAGCATTGTCCGTTTTAGTTTCTTTGGATCGGTTGCTGCCGCCAATAGATCGCAAACGGGCTCTTAATTTGCTGAACCGAATTAGTGGCGATATTGAATTTCAACTGGAAGGGTCCGCGGGGCCGGTCCAGGTTGTTGGTTTATTGGAATCTTCAGGGCTGCATTTTGATCATCTCTGGGTCATGGGAATGGGGGAAACCGTTCTCCCGGCACGACCGCAACCAAACCCGTTTATCCCCTTGAAATTGCAACAGTTGAACGATATGCCGCATTCAAGCCCTGCACGTGAATTGGAATTTGCTGAACAGGTTATATCTCGTCTCAAGGCCGCCAGTCCTGATATTGTTTTCAGCTATCCTCTGAGAGATGGGGATTGTGACTTGCGTCCAAGTCCACTTGTTCCTTTTTGTACTGAAGAAGATCGTCCCACTTTCGCTGAGTTCAATGATTTGTCGTCCCTGATCCAGTCATCTCATCAGCCGTTAAGTAAAAAAGACGATTGGTATGGTCCCTCCCTTCACAAGAAATTTGTCGAAGGAGGTACGGGCTTACTCAAAGACCAGGCTCATTGCCCTTTTCGGGCATTTGTCCATCACCGTCTACACGCACAGGGTTTTTCTGAACCCACACCAGGCATCTCTCCTATGGCTCGTGGTGATCTGGTGCATCTGACACTTGAAAAGATTTGGAAGCAGTTACAGAATCGGAATCATTTGCTTCTGCTTAGCGATCAAGAACGAATTGATTTGATTCAATTGATGGCTGAAAATTCATTCAAGCTCTATTTCAAGGGACGATCTGTGCCGGTAGCAGAATTGCTGAAACTGGAGATTGAAAGAGTGACTATCCTTATCCGGGAGTGGCTGGAAAAAGTTGAAATAAAGCGTGATTATTTTCAGGTGCTTGAAACTGAGAAACAACATATTGAACAGATTGGTCCTCTTAATATTCGGATCCAGATTGACCGTATAGATCAACTTGAAAATGGTCGTTGTATCGTCATTGATTATAAAACCGGAGCTGATCTGCATGCTGAAGATCTCCTCAGCAAGCCTTTGATTGAGCCGCAACTGCCAATCTATGCTGTTGCAGATTCCAAGTCTGCCGTAGATGGTGTTGTTTTCGCGAAGGTGAGACGAGGAGAAAGTCGATTTATTGGTGTGGTGAAAGAAAAAGGACAGTTGGGTCGTGTCCGTGATCTGTTGTCGTATCCTCAAGCAAAAGATTTGGGCGTTACCAGCTGGGATGAACTGTTGCTTTTCTGGCAACAACAGCTTGCCCAACTTGCTGATGATTTTGTTGCCGGGAAAGCGACTGTCAACCCTTATGATTTAGTAAAAAGTTGTCAGTACTGTGACTTATCAGGCCTCTGTCGTATTCAGGAAACGGATTCTCAAGCTGGAGTCACAGATGATTGCTGA